The following proteins are co-located in the Telopea speciosissima isolate NSW1024214 ecotype Mountain lineage chromosome 9, Tspe_v1, whole genome shotgun sequence genome:
- the LOC122638702 gene encoding uncharacterized protein LOC122638702 gives MEFTVEYLDLILVPAGLLIMLSYHLYLIYRVLRCPATTVIGYENLNRMAWVERMMQGNPSNTSLALSVISTNISFATFLASVSLTLSSLIGALVGSSSSNLFRNVFVLGDIKSNTVFLMYISMLLAFMLAFVAFVQSARYLIQADFFISTPNSDVPVEYVQSSMIRANNFWQVGLRLIYFAMVFMFWSFGAIPMFASCVVMVLFLYFLDSNSVPLHKYKLDKKVVEDVGYRPPWEAEHRGKLVVEDVGCREPWEAEHRGKLVVEDLAATVRTI, from the exons ATGGAGTTTACGGTGGAATACCTAGACCTGATCTTAGTCCCAGCAGGGCTCTTGATAATGTTAAGCTACCATCTCTACCTTATCTACCGAGTTCTAAGATGTCCTGCAACAACAGTAATCGGCTATGAGAACCTCAATAGGATGGCATGGGTTGAGAGAATGATGCAG GGTAATCCGAGTAATACAAGCTTAGCACTATCTGTGATATCAACAAACATATCGTTTGCAACCTTCTTGGCTTCTGTGAGCCTTACGCTGAGCTCTCTCATAGGAGCTTTGGTGGGTAGCTCCTCTAGCAATCTCTTCAGGAACGTGTTCGTACTTGGAGACATAAAATCCAACACAGTTTTCCTCATGTACATAAGCATGCTCTTAGCCTTCATGCTGGCCTTTGTGGCGTTTGTTCAGTCGGCGAGGTACTTAATTCAAGCTGATTTCTTCATAAGTACGCCGAATAGCGACGTGCCGGTCGAGTACGTGCAATCATCGATGATTAGGGCTAACAATTTCTGGCAGGTTGGGTTGAGGTTGATCTACTTTGCTATGGTTTTCATGTTTTGGAGTTTTGGGGCAATTCCGATGTTTGCGTCATGCGTGGTTATGGTGttgtttctgtattttttggacTCCAATTCGGTGCCGTTGCATAAGTATAAGCTGGACAAGAAGGTGGTGGAGGATGTGGGATACCGACCACCGTGGGAAGCTGAGCACCGTGGGAAGCTGGTGGTGGAGGATGTGGGATGCCGAGAACCATGGGAAGCTGAGCACCGCGGGAAGCTGGTGGTGGAGGACTTAGCCGCAACAGTTAGGACAATATAG